The Pseudomonas berkeleyensis genome includes a region encoding these proteins:
- a CDS encoding cytochrome-c peroxidase: protein MRTLSLLAGLCLGASAWANVPSNEPVEPIAPAEITDPAKVELGKQLFFDPRLSRSGFISCNSCHNLSMGGSDNLPSSIGHNWQQGPINSPTVLNSSFNLAQFWDGRAADLKEQAAGPIANPKEMAFTHILAIDVLRSIPQYRESFKTVYKTDEITLDEVTDAIAEFEKTLVTPNSRFDLWLKGDAKAITQTEREGYELFKSIGCVACHNGPALGGNSFQKMGLVEPYETSNPAEGVAGLTGKDADRFKFKVPTLRNVELTYPYFHDGAYWKLEESVDIMARLQLGRQLSEDEIGKITAFLKTLTGEQPSFALPILPPSNNDTPRPQPFE, encoded by the coding sequence ATGCGCACGCTGAGCCTGCTGGCCGGACTGTGTCTGGGCGCCAGCGCCTGGGCCAATGTACCGAGCAACGAACCCGTGGAGCCCATCGCCCCCGCCGAGATCACCGACCCCGCCAAGGTCGAGCTGGGCAAGCAGCTGTTCTTCGACCCGCGCCTGTCGCGCTCGGGCTTCATTTCCTGCAACTCCTGCCACAACCTGTCGATGGGCGGCAGCGACAACCTGCCCAGTTCCATTGGCCACAACTGGCAGCAGGGGCCGATCAACTCGCCCACCGTACTCAATTCCAGCTTCAACCTCGCGCAGTTCTGGGATGGCCGCGCCGCCGACCTCAAGGAGCAGGCTGCCGGCCCTATCGCCAACCCGAAGGAGATGGCCTTCACCCACATTCTCGCCATCGACGTGCTGCGCTCGATCCCGCAATACCGCGAGTCGTTCAAGACGGTGTACAAGACCGACGAAATCACCCTGGACGAAGTGACCGATGCCATCGCCGAGTTCGAGAAGACCCTGGTCACGCCCAACTCGCGCTTCGACCTGTGGCTCAAGGGCGATGCCAAGGCCATCACTCAGACCGAGCGGGAGGGGTATGAGCTGTTCAAGTCCATCGGCTGCGTGGCCTGCCACAACGGGCCGGCGCTGGGCGGCAACTCGTTCCAGAAGATGGGCCTGGTCGAACCCTATGAAACCAGCAATCCCGCCGAGGGTGTGGCCGGCCTGACCGGCAAGGATGCCGACCGCTTCAAATTCAAGGTGCCGACCCTGCGCAACGTCGAACTGACCTATCCCTACTTCCACGACGGCGCTTACTGGAAGCTGGAGGAGTCGGTGGACATCATGGCCCGCCTGCAACTGGGGCGACAGCTGAGTGAGGACGAGATCGGCAAGATCACCGCCTTCCTCAAGACCCTGACCGGCGAGCAGCCGAGCTTCGCCCTGCCGATCCTGCCGCCGTCGAACAACGATACGCCGCGTCCGCAGCCGTTCGAGTGA
- the aguA gene encoding agmatine deiminase — protein sequence MTTLNTTPRADGFRMPAEWETHSKTWMVWPERPDNWRNGGKPAQAAFAAVAKAIAQFEPVTVCVSAAQYENARARLDDANIRLVEITTDDAWVRDTGPTFVTNASGEVRGVDWAFNAWGGFDGGLYWPWLRDDQVARKVLEIEGCKRYRTEGFVLEGGSIHVDGEGTLITTEECLLNRNRNPHLSREEIEAVLREHLAVDTVIWLPDGLFNDETDGHVDNFCCYVRPGEVLLAWTEDQNDPNYPRCQAAMRVLESARDAKGRQLTVHKMPIPGPIHATAEECAGVDIVDGSQERSPEVRLAGSYVNFLIVNGGIVAPSFDDPKDEEARAILQRIFPEHRVVMVPGREILLGGGNIHCITQQQPAPQGR from the coding sequence ATGACCACCCTGAACACGACTCCACGCGCCGATGGCTTCCGCATGCCGGCGGAATGGGAAACCCACAGCAAGACCTGGATGGTCTGGCCCGAACGCCCTGACAACTGGCGCAACGGCGGCAAGCCGGCACAGGCCGCCTTCGCCGCGGTGGCCAAGGCCATCGCCCAGTTCGAACCGGTGACCGTCTGCGTGTCCGCAGCGCAGTACGAAAACGCCCGCGCGCGCCTGGACGACGCCAACATCCGCCTGGTGGAAATCACCACCGACGACGCCTGGGTGCGTGACACCGGGCCGACCTTCGTCACCAATGCCAGCGGTGAAGTGCGCGGCGTGGACTGGGCGTTCAACGCCTGGGGCGGCTTCGACGGTGGCCTGTACTGGCCCTGGCTGCGTGACGACCAGGTGGCACGCAAGGTTCTCGAAATCGAAGGCTGCAAGCGCTACCGCACCGAGGGTTTCGTGCTCGAAGGCGGCTCGATCCATGTCGATGGCGAAGGCACCCTGATCACCACCGAAGAGTGCCTGCTGAACAGGAACCGCAACCCACACCTGTCACGTGAAGAGATCGAAGCCGTGCTGCGCGAGCACCTGGCCGTCGACACGGTGATCTGGCTACCGGACGGCCTGTTCAACGACGAAACCGACGGCCACGTCGACAACTTCTGTTGCTACGTGCGCCCCGGTGAAGTGCTGCTGGCCTGGACCGAGGATCAGAATGACCCCAACTATCCGCGCTGCCAGGCCGCCATGCGCGTGCTGGAAAGCGCTCGCGACGCCAAGGGTCGTCAACTGACCGTGCACAAGATGCCGATTCCCGGCCCGATCCACGCCACGGCCGAAGAGTGCGCGGGCGTCGATATCGTCGATGGCAGTCAGGAGCGTAGCCCGGAGGTTCGCCTGGCCGGCTCCTACGTCAACTTCCTCATCGTCAACGGCGGCATCGTCGCGCCGAGTTTCGATGACCCGAAGGACGAAGAAGCCCGCGCCATTCTCCAGCGCATCTTCCCCGAGCATCGCGTGGTGATGGTGCCGGGCCGCGAGATTCTGCTCGGTGGCGGCAATATCCACTGCATCACCCAGCAGCAGCCAGCGCCGCAAGGGCGCTGA
- the aguB gene encoding N-carbamoylputrescine amidase: MSRIVTVAATQMACSWDTPANIANAEKLVRQAAAQGAQIILIQELFEAPYFCQKPNADYTQLATTVEENPAIAHFRKVAAELKVVLPISFFERAGRARFNSIAILDADGTNLGIYRKSHIPDGPGYHEKYYFNPGDTGFKVWDTAYARIGVGICWDQWFPECARSMALMGAEILFYPTAIGSEPHDANITSREHWQRVQQGHAGANVMPLVASNRIGREEQDGYDITFYGSSFIADQYGEKVKELNQTEEGIALHSFDLDALEKIRTAWGVFRDRRPNLYWPLSTLDGETPSIP; this comes from the coding sequence ATGTCCCGTATCGTTACCGTCGCTGCGACCCAGATGGCCTGCTCCTGGGATACCCCTGCAAACATCGCCAATGCCGAGAAGCTGGTGCGTCAGGCCGCAGCCCAGGGCGCCCAGATCATCCTGATCCAGGAGCTGTTCGAGGCACCCTACTTCTGCCAAAAGCCCAACGCCGACTACACCCAGCTGGCCACCACGGTGGAGGAAAATCCGGCCATCGCGCACTTCCGGAAGGTCGCTGCCGAGCTGAAGGTCGTGCTGCCGATCAGCTTCTTCGAGCGCGCCGGCCGCGCCCGCTTCAACAGCATCGCCATCCTCGATGCCGACGGCACAAATCTCGGGATTTATCGGAAAAGCCATATCCCGGACGGGCCCGGCTATCACGAGAAGTACTACTTCAACCCGGGCGATACCGGCTTCAAGGTCTGGGACACCGCCTACGCACGCATCGGCGTGGGTATCTGCTGGGATCAGTGGTTCCCGGAATGCGCACGCAGCATGGCGCTGATGGGCGCGGAAATCCTCTTCTACCCCACCGCCATCGGCAGCGAACCGCACGATGCCAACATCACCTCACGTGAGCACTGGCAGCGTGTGCAGCAAGGCCATGCCGGCGCCAACGTGATGCCGCTGGTGGCCAGCAACCGCATCGGACGCGAGGAACAGGACGGCTACGACATCACCTTCTACGGCAGCTCGTTCATCGCCGATCAGTACGGCGAGAAGGTCAAGGAGCTGAACCAGACCGAGGAAGGCATTGCGCTGCACAGCTTCGATCTGGACGCGCTGGAGAAGATCCGCACCGCCTGGGGTGTGTTCCGCGACCGCCGGCCGAACCTATACTGGCCGCTTTCCACGCTCGACGGTGAAACACCCTCGATCCCGTAG
- a CDS encoding TetR/AcrR family transcriptional regulator, translating into MSRPASTRKPRASSQARIAVILSAARELLAEQGMANLSIYTVAERAGIPPSSVYHFFASVPALLEGLTADVHAAFRGSLLEPVEHAALRTWHDLSRLVEQRMLAIYAKDAAARQLILAQHGLAEVTQADHQHDLELGRLMRALFERHFPLPQLPMDIDVFTLAMSLGDRVYARSVQLHGEITPRLAEEGMRVFDAYLGLYLPAALPKRPAPLV; encoded by the coding sequence ATGTCGCGCCCCGCCAGCACCCGCAAGCCGCGCGCCAGCAGCCAGGCCCGTATCGCCGTGATCCTCTCTGCCGCTCGTGAGCTGCTGGCCGAGCAGGGCATGGCCAACCTGTCGATCTACACGGTAGCCGAACGCGCCGGCATTCCGCCGTCCTCGGTGTATCACTTCTTCGCCAGCGTGCCGGCCCTGCTCGAAGGGCTGACCGCAGACGTGCACGCCGCCTTCCGTGGCAGCCTGCTCGAACCGGTCGAGCACGCCGCATTACGCACCTGGCACGACCTCTCGCGCCTGGTCGAGCAGCGCATGCTGGCTATCTATGCCAAGGACGCCGCCGCACGGCAGCTGATCCTCGCCCAGCACGGTCTGGCCGAGGTGACCCAGGCTGATCACCAGCACGATCTGGAGCTGGGCCGATTGATGCGGGCACTGTTCGAGCGACACTTCCCTCTGCCGCAATTGCCGATGGATATCGACGTATTCACTCTGGCCATGTCCCTGGGGGATCGCGTTTACGCCCGCTCCGTGCAACTGCACGGGGAGATCACCCCGCGCCTGGCCGAGGAAGGCATGCGCGTATTCGACGCCTACCTGGGCCTGTACCTGCCGGCCGCGCTGCCGAAAAGGCCTGCACCGCTGGTGTAA
- a CDS encoding polyamine ABC transporter substrate-binding protein, which translates to MQRAIAAVLLGLISGLAQAADSIRVYNWNDYIAPQVLENFTRDTGIEVEYHTFASAEELGAALNSGQPIDIAVPSHNELPALIASGRIRPLDFNLLPNRTHLDKQLLSKLAAVDPQNRHAVPYLWGAVGLAINTPKAEAAYGGPLPSSWSLLFDAEQSKRLASCGISVLDAPDETLSLLLNYQGRSLARSAPSRVERAGGVLDGLRPNLRYVDSERYIEDLNNGRLCLAMAWVGDALAAAQAGQPVSFVVPDEGSVLFIDNLVIPANASRPDLAHRFIDYLMQPQVIAQITAETLYPNGNADSMQFIDSALLEQPGLYPDQDTKRRLYPLEVLSEKHAQVRSNVWQRFRDGS; encoded by the coding sequence ATGCAACGCGCTATTGCCGCCGTCCTGCTGGGCCTGATCAGTGGCCTGGCTCAGGCCGCCGACAGCATCCGTGTCTACAACTGGAACGATTACATCGCGCCGCAGGTGCTGGAAAACTTCACCCGGGACACCGGTATCGAGGTCGAGTACCACACCTTCGCCAGTGCCGAAGAACTGGGCGCAGCGCTGAACAGCGGGCAACCCATCGACATCGCCGTGCCCTCGCACAATGAACTGCCAGCGCTGATCGCCAGCGGCCGCATTCGCCCCCTGGATTTCAACCTGCTCCCCAACCGCACGCACCTGGACAAACAGCTGCTGAGCAAACTGGCTGCGGTCGACCCGCAGAACCGTCATGCCGTGCCCTACCTGTGGGGTGCGGTTGGCCTGGCGATCAATACACCCAAGGCCGAAGCCGCCTATGGCGGGCCACTGCCGAGCAGCTGGAGCCTGCTGTTCGACGCCGAGCAGAGCAAGCGCCTGGCCAGTTGTGGCATCAGCGTGCTGGATGCACCGGATGAAACCCTGTCGCTGCTGCTCAACTACCAGGGCCGCAGCCTGGCGCGCAGCGCTCCGAGCCGCGTCGAACGCGCTGGAGGCGTGCTCGACGGCCTACGCCCGAACCTGCGTTACGTCGACAGCGAGCGCTATATCGAAGACCTCAACAATGGCCGCCTGTGCCTGGCAATGGCCTGGGTCGGTGATGCCCTTGCCGCCGCGCAGGCGGGTCAGCCAGTGAGTTTCGTGGTGCCTGACGAAGGCTCGGTGCTGTTCATCGACAACCTGGTGATTCCCGCCAATGCCAGCCGCCCGGATCTCGCCCACCGCTTCATCGACTACCTGATGCAGCCGCAGGTGATCGCCCAGATCACTGCCGAGACGCTCTACCCCAATGGCAATGCCGACTCCATGCAGTTCATCGACAGCGCCCTGCTGGAACAACCCGGCCTGTATCCGGATCAGGACACCAAGCGCCGCCTGTATCCACTGGAAGTGCTCTCGGAGAAACACGCGCAGGTACGCAGCAACGTCTGGCAGCGTTTCCGCGACGGCAGTTGA
- a CDS encoding glutamine synthetase family protein, which translates to MSVPPRAVQLNEANAFLKEHPEVQFVDLLIADMNGVVRGKRIDRNALHKVYEKGINLPASLFALDINGSTVESTGLGLDIGDADRICFPIPNTLCNEPWQKRPTAQLLMTMHELDGTPFFADPREVLRQVVQKFDELGLRICAAFELEFYLIDQENVNGRPQPPRSPISGKRPHSTQVYLIDDLDEYVDCLQDMLEAAKEQDIPADAIVKESAPAQFEVNLHHVEDAIKACDYALLLKRLIKNIAYDHEMDSTFMAKPYPGQAGNGLHVHISLLDKKTGKNIFAAEDPLENSSLRHAVGGILDTMSASMAFLCPNVNSYRRFGAQFYVPNAPSWALDNRTVAVRIPTGSPDAVRIEHRVAGADANPYLMLASILAGIHHGLTNQIEPGEPIEGNSYEQLEPSLPNNLRDALRELDDSEVMNKYIDSKYIDIFVACKEAELQEFETTISDLEYNWYLHTV; encoded by the coding sequence ATGTCGGTACCCCCGCGTGCCGTTCAGCTTAACGAAGCGAACGCGTTCCTTAAGGAACATCCTGAGGTCCAGTTCGTCGACCTTCTTATTGCAGATATGAATGGTGTGGTGCGCGGCAAGCGCATCGACCGAAACGCCCTCCACAAGGTGTACGAGAAAGGCATCAATCTGCCCGCCTCGCTCTTCGCGCTCGACATCAACGGTTCCACCGTCGAAAGCACCGGCCTTGGTCTGGACATCGGCGACGCCGACCGTATCTGCTTCCCCATCCCCAATACCCTGTGCAACGAACCCTGGCAGAAGCGCCCGACCGCGCAACTGTTGATGACCATGCACGAGCTGGACGGCACGCCTTTCTTCGCCGACCCGCGCGAGGTATTGCGCCAGGTGGTGCAGAAGTTCGACGAACTGGGCCTGCGTATCTGCGCAGCCTTCGAACTGGAGTTCTACCTGATCGACCAGGAGAACGTGAACGGCCGTCCGCAGCCGCCGCGTTCGCCGATCTCCGGCAAGCGCCCGCACTCCACCCAGGTTTACTTGATCGACGACCTCGACGAGTACGTCGATTGCCTGCAAGACATGCTCGAAGCCGCCAAGGAGCAGGACATCCCGGCCGACGCCATCGTCAAGGAAAGCGCCCCGGCGCAGTTCGAGGTCAACCTGCATCACGTCGAAGACGCGATCAAGGCCTGCGATTACGCCCTGCTGCTCAAGCGCCTGATCAAGAACATCGCCTACGACCATGAGATGGACTCCACCTTCATGGCCAAGCCCTACCCGGGCCAGGCGGGCAACGGTCTGCACGTGCACATCTCGCTGCTGGACAAGAAGACCGGCAAGAACATCTTCGCTGCCGAAGATCCGCTGGAGAACTCTTCGTTGCGCCATGCCGTCGGCGGCATTCTCGACACCATGTCCGCGTCGATGGCGTTCCTCTGCCCCAACGTCAACTCCTACCGCCGCTTCGGTGCACAGTTCTATGTGCCCAACGCGCCGAGCTGGGCACTGGACAACCGCACCGTGGCCGTTCGCATCCCCACCGGCAGCCCGGATGCCGTGCGCATCGAACACCGCGTGGCCGGCGCCGATGCCAACCCCTACCTGATGCTGGCCTCGATCCTCGCCGGTATCCACCACGGCCTGACCAACCAGATCGAACCGGGCGAGCCGATCGAAGGCAACTCCTACGAGCAGCTCGAACCCAGCCTGCCGAACAACCTGCGCGATGCCCTGCGCGAGCTGGACGACAGCGAAGTGATGAACAAATACATCGACTCCAAGTACATCGACATCTTCGTCGCGTGCAAGGAAGCCGAACTGCAAGAGTTCGAGACCACCATCTCCGACCTCGAGTACAACTGGTACCTGCATACCGTGTAA
- a CDS encoding glutamine synthetase family protein, translated as MSTKLDQLTSWLKERKITEVECLISDLTGIARGKISPTNKFLDEKGMRLPESVLLQTVTGDYVEDDIYYDLLDEADIDMFCRPDANAVFVVPWAIEPTAMVIHDTFDKQGNPIELSPRNILKKVLQMYADKGWKPIVAPEMEFYLTKRNSDPDFPLVAPVGRSGRPETGRQSFSIDAANEFDPLFEDMYDWCELQGLDLDTLIHEEGPAQMEINFRHGDALHLADQILVFKRTMREAALKHDVAATFMAKPITDEPGSAMHIHQSVVDLKTGKNIFSNEDGTMSELFLHHIGGLQKYIPELLPLFAPNVNSFRRFLPDTSAPVNVEWGEENRTVGLRVPEASPQNRRVENRLAGADANPYLVLAATLLCGYMGMVGNVKPGAPVKGRGYERRNLRLPVTIESALERMEACKDAEKFLGEKFIRGYVAVKRAEHENFKRVISSWEREFLLLSV; from the coding sequence ATGAGTACCAAGTTAGACCAGCTCACGAGCTGGCTGAAAGAACGCAAAATCACCGAAGTCGAATGCCTGATCAGCGACCTGACCGGCATTGCCCGCGGCAAGATCTCGCCGACCAACAAGTTCCTCGACGAGAAGGGCATGCGCCTCCCTGAGAGCGTGCTGCTGCAGACCGTGACCGGCGACTACGTCGAGGACGACATCTACTACGACCTGCTGGACGAAGCGGACATCGACATGTTCTGCCGTCCCGACGCCAATGCGGTCTTCGTCGTGCCATGGGCCATCGAGCCTACTGCCATGGTGATCCACGACACCTTTGACAAGCAGGGCAACCCCATCGAGCTGTCGCCGCGCAACATCCTCAAGAAAGTGTTGCAGATGTATGCAGACAAAGGCTGGAAGCCCATCGTCGCGCCGGAGATGGAGTTCTACCTGACCAAGCGCAACAGCGACCCGGACTTCCCGCTGGTGGCCCCGGTAGGCCGCTCCGGCCGTCCGGAAACCGGCCGTCAGAGCTTCTCCATCGACGCGGCGAACGAATTCGACCCGCTGTTCGAAGACATGTACGACTGGTGCGAACTGCAAGGCCTGGATCTGGACACCCTGATCCACGAAGAGGGCCCGGCGCAGATGGAAATCAACTTCCGCCACGGCGACGCGTTGCACCTGGCCGACCAGATTCTGGTGTTCAAGCGCACCATGCGCGAGGCCGCGCTCAAGCATGACGTGGCGGCCACCTTCATGGCCAAGCCGATCACCGATGAGCCCGGCAGCGCCATGCATATCCACCAGAGCGTGGTCGACCTGAAGACCGGCAAGAACATCTTCTCCAACGAAGATGGGACGATGAGCGAGCTGTTCCTCCATCACATCGGCGGCCTGCAGAAGTACATCCCCGAGCTGCTGCCGCTGTTCGCGCCGAACGTCAACTCGTTCCGCCGTTTCCTGCCCGATACCTCGGCGCCGGTGAACGTGGAGTGGGGCGAGGAGAACCGCACCGTGGGCCTGCGCGTGCCGGAAGCCAGCCCGCAGAACCGCCGCGTGGAAAACCGCCTGGCCGGTGCCGATGCCAACCCCTATCTGGTGCTGGCAGCGACCCTGCTGTGCGGCTACATGGGCATGGTCGGCAACGTCAAACCAGGCGCTCCGGTGAAAGGCCGCGGTTACGAGCGTCGCAACCTGCGCCTGCCGGTGACCATCGAAAGCGCGCTGGAGCGGATGGAAGCCTGCAAGGACGCCGAGAAGTTCCTCGGCGAGAAGTTCATCCGCGGCTATGTCGCGGTCAAGCGTGCCGAACACGAGAACTTCAAGCGCGTGATCAGCTCCTGGGAACGCGAGTTCCTCCTGCTGTCGGTTTAG